In a single window of the Halomicroarcula saliterrae genome:
- a CDS encoding TOMM precursor leader peptide-binding protein has product MDTPQSPTELTVETRFKVPNGTAMAEYGDAIVVTGPTGTRTLSGEAAQLSGDLLAASDGQTPLGDVVPAIGDEATALAIAERLSAAGLVYPVELLDGFDVDDNRLSLLETLLLGLDADSRPGFADRVRSLTVGLHGEPSTTGQLGDAFGAFGCTTTDSDPDVLVFVEGDATTDREAVNRAWLDSDATLVRAAVRGTEVEIGPVLSPSSESCLACLTTREELNDAGRELTYRSLAPGPTYETELCSHVLTRLTLRAGLARLPADLVGRLFRFDLRTLDYGEARLFGVPGCDACDGRD; this is encoded by the coding sequence ATGGACACACCACAGAGCCCCACCGAACTGACTGTCGAGACGCGGTTCAAAGTGCCAAACGGCACTGCCATGGCCGAGTACGGCGACGCGATCGTCGTCACCGGTCCCACCGGCACCAGGACACTCTCCGGCGAGGCGGCACAGCTGAGCGGCGACCTCCTCGCGGCCAGCGACGGACAGACCCCGCTGGGCGACGTGGTGCCGGCCATCGGTGACGAAGCGACTGCGCTCGCCATCGCCGAGCGCCTCTCTGCCGCGGGACTCGTGTACCCGGTCGAACTGCTCGACGGCTTCGACGTGGACGACAACCGCCTGAGCCTGCTCGAAACGCTGCTGCTCGGACTCGACGCCGACAGCCGCCCGGGCTTTGCGGACCGAGTACGGTCGCTCACCGTGGGGCTGCACGGGGAGCCGTCGACCACGGGCCAACTCGGCGACGCGTTCGGGGCGTTCGGCTGTACGACTACCGACAGCGACCCGGACGTGCTGGTGTTCGTCGAGGGCGACGCGACCACCGACCGAGAAGCGGTCAACCGCGCGTGGCTCGACTCGGACGCGACGCTCGTTCGAGCGGCGGTGCGGGGCACAGAGGTCGAAATCGGGCCGGTGCTCTCGCCGTCGAGCGAGTCGTGTCTGGCGTGTCTCACGACTCGCGAGGAACTGAACGACGCCGGCCGGGAGCTGACGTATCGCTCCCTCGCTCCGGGCCCGACCTACGAGACGGAGTTGTGCTCGCACGTCCTGACGCGGCTGACGCTCCGGGCGGGACTGGCCCGGCTGCCGGCCGACCTCGTCGGCCGGCTGTTCCGGTTCGACCTTCGGACGCTCGACTACGGCGAGGCCAGACTGTTCGGAGTCCCGGGATGTGACGCGTGTGACGGACGCGACTGA
- a CDS encoding threonine ammonia-lyase, whose amino-acid sequence MDGRYEPVESPDETTVFPYHDLTPPTTADVARARKVVSRHLPETPLVRSETLSAALDADVYLKREDTLPTGAFKVRGGVNLVASLDPEFRERGLIAASSGNHGLSVAWAGREFDVPVTIGVPEKANAGKVAAMERLGADVVSYGPDYDTAREHIESLAVENGKRYVHSGNEPKLLSGVGTAGLEIVEELPEVDRLYCPIGGGTSAVGYCLTVGALTDADVVGVQSAAAPAMYRAYHEDTLEPHDRMETSAEGVATRVPFALTMGVLRDGLADLQLVSEDAIHESVARLFVEERIVMEGACGTSVAAALRAGDDIAGETVVIPVSGRNIDRAKLDAALADYDGVA is encoded by the coding sequence ATGGACGGTCGCTACGAGCCCGTCGAGTCGCCGGACGAAACGACCGTCTTCCCGTATCACGACCTGACGCCGCCGACGACGGCCGACGTGGCCAGGGCACGGAAGGTCGTCTCCCGCCATCTCCCCGAGACGCCGCTGGTCCGCAGTGAGACGCTTTCGGCGGCGCTCGACGCGGACGTGTATCTGAAACGCGAGGACACGCTGCCGACCGGCGCGTTCAAAGTCCGGGGCGGCGTCAATCTCGTCGCCTCGCTCGACCCCGAGTTCCGCGAGCGCGGTCTCATCGCCGCCAGCTCGGGCAACCACGGCCTCTCTGTCGCGTGGGCGGGCCGGGAGTTCGACGTGCCGGTCACCATCGGGGTCCCCGAGAAGGCCAACGCGGGGAAGGTCGCGGCGATGGAGCGACTCGGCGCCGACGTCGTCAGCTACGGGCCGGACTACGACACCGCCCGGGAACACATCGAATCGCTCGCCGTCGAGAACGGGAAACGGTACGTCCACTCGGGCAACGAGCCCAAGCTGCTCTCGGGCGTCGGCACCGCCGGGCTCGAAATCGTCGAGGAGCTCCCGGAGGTCGACCGGCTGTACTGTCCCATCGGCGGTGGCACCTCCGCCGTCGGCTACTGTCTCACCGTCGGCGCGCTGACCGACGCGGACGTCGTCGGCGTCCAGTCGGCCGCGGCGCCCGCGATGTACCGTGCGTACCACGAGGACACGCTGGAGCCCCACGACCGGATGGAGACCAGCGCCGAGGGCGTGGCCACCAGAGTTCCGTTCGCGCTCACGATGGGCGTCCTCCGGGACGGACTGGCGGATCTCCAGCTGGTCTCCGAAGACGCCATCCACGAGAGCGTCGCCCGGCTGTTCGTCGAGGAGCGTATCGTCATGGAGGGGGCCTGCGGGACCTCGGTCGCGGCCGCGCTGCGGGCCGGCGACGATATCGCCGGCGAGACGGTCGTTATCCCCGTCTCCGGCCGCAACATCGACCGTGCGAAGCTCGACGCCGCCCTCGCCGACTACGACGGCGTGGCGTGA